From a single Georhizobium profundi genomic region:
- a CDS encoding deaminase, whose amino-acid sequence MNGNGLAKRLLDVIENDILPLTERGVADGNKVFGAAILRKSDLSLVIAETNNETENPLWHGEVHTLKRFYEMAETPPTGELIFLSTHEPCSMCLSAITWAGFDNFTYFFSHEDSRDSFSIPHDLKILKEVFRLEPGGYARDNAFWKSAPMAALIAAAPEAERAALEEQAARITERYAALSARYQDGKADNAIPLN is encoded by the coding sequence ATGAACGGGAATGGTCTGGCCAAGCGGCTTCTGGATGTAATCGAGAACGACATCCTGCCGCTGACTGAGCGCGGCGTTGCCGACGGCAACAAGGTCTTCGGCGCGGCGATCCTGCGCAAGTCGGATCTGTCGCTCGTCATCGCCGAAACCAACAACGAAACGGAAAATCCGCTCTGGCACGGCGAAGTTCACACGCTGAAGCGCTTCTACGAGATGGCGGAGACGCCGCCGACGGGCGAGCTGATCTTCCTATCGACGCACGAGCCCTGCTCGATGTGCCTGTCGGCGATCACCTGGGCGGGCTTCGACAATTTCACCTATTTCTTCAGCCACGAGGATTCGCGCGACAGCTTCTCCATCCCGCACGACCTGAAGATCCTGAAGGAAGTGTTTCGGCTGGAGCCGGGGGGCTACGCGCGCGACAATGCGTTCTGGAAATCGGCACCGATGGCAGCGCTGATCGCGGCTGCGCCCGAGGCCGAGCGTGCCGCACTGGAAGAGCAGGCTGCCCGAATCACGGAGCGCTATGCTGCCCTTTCCGCGCGCTACCAGGACGGCAAGGCCGACAACGCCATTCCGCTGAACT